The Nerophis lumbriciformis linkage group LG34, RoL_Nlum_v2.1, whole genome shotgun sequence genome includes a window with the following:
- the dse gene encoding dermatan-sulfate epimerase isoform X3 — MYEKSYTRGWGFQYLHNHQPTNCVALLTGSLVFMMQGYLQEAYLWTKQVLAIMEKSMVLLQDVTDGSLYEGVAYGTYTTRSLFQYMFLVQRHFAISHFDHPWLLKHFNFLYRTILPGFQRTVAIADSNYNWFYGPESQLVFLDRFVMRNGSGNWLAELIHQHRITEGVGQAGKGQRWCTLHTEFLWYDPGLSPKPPSDFGTSQLHYFEDWGVVTYGSALPANTNRSFLSFKSGKLGGRAIFEMVHKGKYKEWIKGWRNFNAGHEHPDQNTFTFAPNGIPFITEGLYGPKYTLLNNAVLFGPALLGTCFKPWAGQVTESCDSKWLKYKAGSAADAQGKVEAAMEKQGMVFIRGEGRSAYNPDLKIRSFQRNLLLLHPQLLLLVDHIHLDPDSPSRAMSAFFHNTELPFQDIKVDGVHGAFVSHKDDKYKMFWMDDTGHGNRGMVGYWNYPRGYPYNGSNYVNVTMPLRYPHTRVAYVFLGPDVALNSFSVRGDNQRVDIYLATKEHTYTVYLLTGEVTSKPLFAMVLLDQKKIVFEKKPTAADSSPSEVEEYVNVMEDNLQHVKPVFQQMERHILGKALNTGRFRKTAERLLRFSDKKKTEGVIEKLFAMSKKQSKDKGSKKINLGEKLSGSLPDIFAQIEVSEKQVRQRTSKRVYENSPEEGDADAQAFLEYTDSRKNRKSGFVKGRKFKEVNMLVTTGSQRSNIASYIRLFLLLNTATFFLLLAVLLTRFQRGRSLNTQRCFYTIVMVDCLILLYLYSSCSHMQC; from the exons ATGTATGAGAAGTCCTATACACGAGGCTGGGGATTTCAGTACCTGCACAACCATCAGCCCACAAATTGTGTTGCTTTGCTCACAGGAAGCCTGGTTTTTATGATGCAAG GTTATCTACAGGAGGCCTACTTGTGGACCAAGCAAGTGTTGGCCATCATGGAGAAATCCATGGTTCTACTTCAAGATGTCACAGATGGTTCTCTGTATGAGGGAGTAGCCTATGGGACCTACACTACCCGCTCTCTGTTCCAGTACATGTTTTTGGTACAGCGCCACTTTGCCATCAGTCACTTTGATCATCCCTGGCTTCTAAAACACTTCAATTTCCTGTACAGGACTATCCTTCCTG GATTTCAGCGAACTGTAGCCATTGCAGACTCCAACTACAACTGGTTTTATGGCCCAGAGAGTCAGCTTGTCTTCTTGGACCGTTTTGTGATGCGTAATGGCAGCGGAAACTGGCTTGCCGAATTGATTCATCAACACAGGATCACGGAAGGCGTTGGACAGGCTGGGAAAGGCCAGAGATGGTGTACTCTCCACACCGAATTCCTCTG GTATGACCCAGGCCTTTCTCCAAAACCCCCATCCGATTTTGGAACATCACAGCTGCATTACTTTGAAGACTGGGGCGTGGTGACTTATGGCAGTGCTTTACCTGCAAACACAAATCGCTCCTTTCTTTCCTTCAAGTCAGGGAAGCTCGGGGGACGTGCTATCTTTGAGATGGTTCACAAGGGCAAGTACAAGGAGTGGATTAAAGGGTGGAGAAACTTCAATGCCGGCCACGAACACCCTGATCAGAACACTTTTACCTTTGCACCCAACGGCATTCCTTTCATCACTGAGGGACTATATGGACCTAAGTACACTTTGCTGAACAATGCTGTGTTGTTCGGTCCGGCCCTCTTGGGAACTTGCTTTAAGCCGTGGGCTGGCCAGGTGACCGAATCCTGTGACTCCAAGTGGTTGAAATACAAAGCAGGGTCTGCAGCTGACGCTCAGGGGAAAGTAGAAGCTGCCATGGAGAAACAAGGGATGGTCTTCATTCGCGGGGAAGGTCGTTCCGCCTATAATCCAGACCTGAAGATCCGCAGCTTTCAGAGAAACCTCCTCCTACTTCACCCACAGCTCCTCCTGCTGGTGGACCACATCCATCTGGATCCCGACAGCCCATCCAGGGCCATGAGTGCATTCTTTCACAACACAGAGCTTCCATTCCAGGATATAAAAGTGGACGGTGTCCATGGAGCATTTGTATCACACAAAGACGACAAGTATAAAATGTTCTGGATGGATGACACTGGTCACGGCAATAGAGGGATGGTAGGTTACTGGAATTATCCACGAGGGTACCCGTATAATGGCTCGAACTATGTGAACGTCACAATGCCGTTAAGATACCCCCACACTCGAGTGGCCTACGTTTTTTTGGGACCAGACGTGGCACTCAACAGCTTCAGCGTCCGTGGTGACAACCAAAGAGTGGATATTTACCTGGCCACAAAGGAGCACACCTACACCGTCTACCTGCTGACTGGAGAAGTCACCAGCAAGCCTCTTTTTGCCATGGTGCTGCTGGACCAGAAGAAGATCGTGTTCGAGAAAAAACCAACTGCGGCGGACAGCTCCCCTTCGGAAGTAGAGGAATACGTCAACGTGATGGAGGACAACCTCCAGCATGTCAAGCCGGTCTTTCAGCAAATGGAAAGACATATTCTTGGAAAGGCTCTAAATACGGGCAGATTCCGCAAGACTGCGGAGCGCCTGCTCCGGTTCTCTGACAAAAAGAAGACCGAGGGGGTCATTGAGAAGCTGTTTGCCATGTCCAAGAAACAGAGTAAGGATAAGGGGAGCAAGAAAATAAACCTTGGTGAGAAGCTCTCTGGGAGTCTGCCTGACATATTTGCACAGATCGAGGTCAGTGAAAAACAAGTCCGACAGAGGACGTCCAAGCGTGTGTATGAAAACAGTCCAGAAGAGGGAGACGCAGACGCACAAGCCTTTCTAGAATACACAGACAGCCGCAAAAACAGGAAAAGCGGTTTTGTGAAAGGCCGTAAATTTAAAGAAGTGAATATGTTGGTGACTACTGGAAGTCAACGGTCCAACATAGCCTCTTACATTCGACTGTTCCTCCTCCTGAACACTGCCACCTTCTTCTTGCTGCTGGCGGTCTTGTTGACTCGCTTCCAGCGGGGCCGCAGCTTGAACACTCAGAGATGTTTTTATACGATCGTAATGGTTGACTGCTTGATCTTACTGTACCTCTACTCGTCATGCTCTCACATGCAGTGCTGA
- the dse gene encoding dermatan-sulfate epimerase isoform X4 yields MFSCIKPAISASWGLSPTPPDIRNGNRMNGRYDPGLSPKPPSDFGTSQLHYFEDWGVVTYGSALPANTNRSFLSFKSGKLGGRAIFEMVHKGKYKEWIKGWRNFNAGHEHPDQNTFTFAPNGIPFITEGLYGPKYTLLNNAVLFGPALLGTCFKPWAGQVTESCDSKWLKYKAGSAADAQGKVEAAMEKQGMVFIRGEGRSAYNPDLKIRSFQRNLLLLHPQLLLLVDHIHLDPDSPSRAMSAFFHNTELPFQDIKVDGVHGAFVSHKDDKYKMFWMDDTGHGNRGMVGYWNYPRGYPYNGSNYVNVTMPLRYPHTRVAYVFLGPDVALNSFSVRGDNQRVDIYLATKEHTYTVYLLTGEVTSKPLFAMVLLDQKKIVFEKKPTAADSSPSEVEEYVNVMEDNLQHVKPVFQQMERHILGKALNTGRFRKTAERLLRFSDKKKTEGVIEKLFAMSKKQSKDKGSKKINLGEKLSGSLPDIFAQIEVSEKQVRQRTSKRVYENSPEEGDADAQAFLEYTDSRKNRKSGFVKGRKFKEVNMLVTTGSQRSNIASYIRLFLLLNTATFFLLLAVLLTRFQRGRSLNTQRCFYTIVMVDCLILLYLYSSCSHMQC; encoded by the exons atgttttcctgtatcaagcctgccatctctgcatcttggggtttgtcaccgaCCCCTCCTGACATCAGaaatggaaatagaatgaacggaag GTATGACCCAGGCCTTTCTCCAAAACCCCCATCCGATTTTGGAACATCACAGCTGCATTACTTTGAAGACTGGGGCGTGGTGACTTATGGCAGTGCTTTACCTGCAAACACAAATCGCTCCTTTCTTTCCTTCAAGTCAGGGAAGCTCGGGGGACGTGCTATCTTTGAGATGGTTCACAAGGGCAAGTACAAGGAGTGGATTAAAGGGTGGAGAAACTTCAATGCCGGCCACGAACACCCTGATCAGAACACTTTTACCTTTGCACCCAACGGCATTCCTTTCATCACTGAGGGACTATATGGACCTAAGTACACTTTGCTGAACAATGCTGTGTTGTTCGGTCCGGCCCTCTTGGGAACTTGCTTTAAGCCGTGGGCTGGCCAGGTGACCGAATCCTGTGACTCCAAGTGGTTGAAATACAAAGCAGGGTCTGCAGCTGACGCTCAGGGGAAAGTAGAAGCTGCCATGGAGAAACAAGGGATGGTCTTCATTCGCGGGGAAGGTCGTTCCGCCTATAATCCAGACCTGAAGATCCGCAGCTTTCAGAGAAACCTCCTCCTACTTCACCCACAGCTCCTCCTGCTGGTGGACCACATCCATCTGGATCCCGACAGCCCATCCAGGGCCATGAGTGCATTCTTTCACAACACAGAGCTTCCATTCCAGGATATAAAAGTGGACGGTGTCCATGGAGCATTTGTATCACACAAAGACGACAAGTATAAAATGTTCTGGATGGATGACACTGGTCACGGCAATAGAGGGATGGTAGGTTACTGGAATTATCCACGAGGGTACCCGTATAATGGCTCGAACTATGTGAACGTCACAATGCCGTTAAGATACCCCCACACTCGAGTGGCCTACGTTTTTTTGGGACCAGACGTGGCACTCAACAGCTTCAGCGTCCGTGGTGACAACCAAAGAGTGGATATTTACCTGGCCACAAAGGAGCACACCTACACCGTCTACCTGCTGACTGGAGAAGTCACCAGCAAGCCTCTTTTTGCCATGGTGCTGCTGGACCAGAAGAAGATCGTGTTCGAGAAAAAACCAACTGCGGCGGACAGCTCCCCTTCGGAAGTAGAGGAATACGTCAACGTGATGGAGGACAACCTCCAGCATGTCAAGCCGGTCTTTCAGCAAATGGAAAGACATATTCTTGGAAAGGCTCTAAATACGGGCAGATTCCGCAAGACTGCGGAGCGCCTGCTCCGGTTCTCTGACAAAAAGAAGACCGAGGGGGTCATTGAGAAGCTGTTTGCCATGTCCAAGAAACAGAGTAAGGATAAGGGGAGCAAGAAAATAAACCTTGGTGAGAAGCTCTCTGGGAGTCTGCCTGACATATTTGCACAGATCGAGGTCAGTGAAAAACAAGTCCGACAGAGGACGTCCAAGCGTGTGTATGAAAACAGTCCAGAAGAGGGAGACGCAGACGCACAAGCCTTTCTAGAATACACAGACAGCCGCAAAAACAGGAAAAGCGGTTTTGTGAAAGGCCGTAAATTTAAAGAAGTGAATATGTTGGTGACTACTGGAAGTCAACGGTCCAACATAGCCTCTTACATTCGACTGTTCCTCCTCCTGAACACTGCCACCTTCTTCTTGCTGCTGGCGGTCTTGTTGACTCGCTTCCAGCGGGGCCGCAGCTTGAACACTCAGAGATGTTTTTATACGATCGTAATGGTTGACTGCTTGATCTTACTGTACCTCTACTCGTCATGCTCTCACATGCAGTGCTGA